A stretch of the Phyllopteryx taeniolatus isolate TA_2022b chromosome 5, UOR_Ptae_1.2, whole genome shotgun sequence genome encodes the following:
- the zgc:136858 gene encoding uncharacterized protein zgc:136858 isoform X2, which translates to MLKRVCTLIIRRGLLTFQNDGAFRVHPSVSHALAENRPVVALESTIITHGMPYPHNLSTAREVEAIVRAQDATPATVGVIEGKVHIGLSTEELDFLARFDGSVKVSRRDLPYVVSQGLSGGTTVSATMIAAQRVGIPVFVTGGIGGVHRDGENRPLFQECRSKMKEILGVCASLKCPSIRILLRSSRMTGLDISADLTELGRTPVVVVSAGVKSILDIGRTLEFLETQGVCVATYGPSKDFPAFFSPLSGFTSPYQVSDPDKAAQLIESALSLGLHSGVLIAVPIPQEYAAAGQQIERAIQTALAETNARGITGKDVTPNILQRVNELTQGKSLQANIALIHNNAKVGSQIAGVLSKRVKKRKSSIASYHPAKQCETNIFGQTNPGTFCQSYGGVGRNIAECLSRLGHQPMFISVTGADSQSDAVFNYCKHMDTSGVTRLEGQSTATYCAVITENGELSLGLGDMDIHQLITEQYVSQFEKQLLSSTLVCLDGNIPASTIRYVCSIAKQHNINVWYEPTDSKKACKPFLSDAWKSLSYASPNLAELCTMNKTLGLQTPKVLPNSLEQVLSLAVALSRPLLEHLHCLVVTLGENGVVVCGEHHVGSVNLKPRIEKKTRKLCALHYPALSVAAHKNVSGAGDSLAGALMAGIIQGRDTDACVRMGLLAARLSLASPHPIAPMLSTQSVEPDRIQNHSWPKPTFMWID; encoded by the exons atgctcaAGCGAGTCTGCACATTGATCATTAGAAGAGGACTTTTGACATTTCAGAATG ACGGCGCCTTCAGAGTTCATCCATCGGTATCGCATGCACTGGCAGAAAACCGCCCAGTGGTGGCGCTAGAGAGCACTATCATCACTCATGGCATGCCCTATCCTCACAATCTCAG CACAGCTAGAGAGGTGGAGGCCATAGTGAGGGCCCAAGACGCCACCCCTGCCACTGTCGGGGTGATTGAGGGCAAAGTTCACATCGGTCTGTCTACGGAGGAGCTGGACTTCCTGGCCCGCTTTGACGGCTCTGTCAAGGTGTCTCGCCGTGACCTGCCGTATGTGGTTAGCCAA GGGCTCTCTGGGGGAACGACTGTGTCGGCCACCATGATAGCGGCACAGCGAGTTGGCATCCCCGTGTTTGTCACTGGAGGCATCGGGGGAGTGCACAGAGATGGAGAGAATA GGCCACTGTTCCAGGAATGCAGAAGTAAGATGAAGGAAATCTTGGGTGTTTGCGCATCCctaaaatgtccatccatccgtatTCTATTGCGCTCATCCAGAatgacag GTCTGGATATCAGTGCGGATCTAACAGAACTCGGCAGGACTCCCGTTGTTGTGGTGTCTGCTGGAGTCAAGTCTATTCTAGACATTGGGCGCACTCTGGAGTTCCTA GAGACGCAGGGTGTTTGTGTTGCCACCTATGGACCATCAAAGGATTTCCCAGCCTTCTTCTCTCCACTAAGTGGATTCACCTCTCCTTACCAGGTCAGCGACCCTGACAAGGCTGCACAACTCATCG AGAGTGCTTTGTCGCTTGGTCTCCACAGTGGCGTGCTGATAGCTGTGCCCATCCCGCAGGAGTACGCAGCAGCTGGCCAGCAGATAGAGCGAGCAATACAGACGGCCTTGGCAGAGACAaa TGCTCGAGGCATCACAGGAAAAGACGTGACGCCGAACATTCTCCAAAGGGTCAACGAGTTGACGCAAGGAAAGTCCCTTCAAGCCA ATATTGCTCTCATTCATAACAATGCAAAAGTTGGCAGCCAGATAGCCGGTGTGCTGTCAAAGCGGGTGAAGAAAAGAAAGTCAAGTATCGCATCATATCATCCCGCTAAACAATGTGAAACCAATATC TTTGGACAGACCAACCCAGGAACTTTTTGTCAGTCATATGGAGGCGTAGGACGAAACATCGCTG AATGTCTGAGTCGTTTGGGTCATCAGCCGATGTTCATCTCAGTCACCGGAGCTGATTCTCAAAGCGATGCCGTCTTCAACTACTGCAAACATATG GATACCAGCGGCGTGACGAGGTTGGAAGGCCAAAGCACAGCCACCTACTGTGCGGTTATCACTGAAAATGGAGAACTCAGTCTTGGACTGGGCGACATGGACATTCATCAGCTAATAACAGAACAATAT GTGTCACAGTTTGAGAAGCAGCTTTTGTCGTCCACCCTGGTGTGTCTTGATGGAAACATACCAGCCTCCACCATCAGATATGTTTGCTCCATCGCCAAACAGCACAACATCAACG TTTGGTATGAGCCGACGGATTCAAAAAAAGCTTGTAAACCCTTTCTGTCCGATGCCTGGAAGTCGCTGTCCTACGCGTCACCCAACCTGGCGGAGTTGTGCACCATGAATAAAACGCTTGGCCTTCAAACACCTAAAG TGCTTCCAAACTCCTTGGAGCAGGTGCTGAGTCTGGCCGTGGCCCTCTCGCGCCCCCTTCTGGAGCATCTCCACTGCCTGGTGGTGACCCTGGGAGAGAATGGAGTGGTGGTATGCGGTGAGCACCATGTGGGCTCAGTCAATCTGAAGCCAAGAATAGAGAAGAAG ACAAGGAAGCTGTGCGCTCTCCACTACCCAGCACTGAGTGTAGCAGCACATAAGAACGTCTCAGGAGCAGGAGACAG TCTTGCAGGCGCCTTGATGGCCGGGATCATCCAGGGTCGAGACACGGACGCATGTGTTCGGATGGGTCTCCTGGCCGCACGCTTGTCCCTCGCATCACCACATCCTATCGCTCCCATGCTGAGTACACAATCTGTAGAGCCCGACCGCATCCAAAACCACAGCTGGCCCAAACCAACATTCATGTGGATTGACTGA